The following nucleotide sequence is from Terriglobales bacterium.
CCAGGCCGGCTATGAGAGCACAACTGCGGCCGGTGTCCCGGAAGGAATGCAGAAAGCGGAGCTGGAGTTGGAACAGACGCAAGCGGCCTTCGAAGCCCAGCAAAAGGTTTTTCAGAGCCGGCAGGACTTGTACCACCAGGGCGCCCTGCCCCGCAAGCAAATGGACGAGGCGGGCGTCGCCCTCACTCAGGCCCGCGCCCAGTTTGAGATCGCCAGCAAACACCTGGCCGCGCTGAAGGCTGGAGGAAGGCAGCGCCAGTTGCGCGCCGCTTCTGGAGAGCTCACTGCCGCCAAGGGACGATACGTGGGCGCGGCCAGCCAGCTCAGCTACTCCGAGATCCGCAGTCCCATCGACGGCGTGGTGACCGAGCGGCCCTTGTATCCCGGGGAGATGGCGCCCGCGGGAACGCCTCTGGTGACCGTGATGGATCTTTCGCAGGTGATCGCCAAGGCCCACATCCCCCAGGAAGAAGCGGCGCTGCTGAAAGCAGGAGACGCCGCCACCCTGGAGGTCCCAGGGAGCGAGGCGGAGGTTCCCGGGAAAGTCACCCTGGTCAGTCCCGCGCTCGACATCGACAGCACCACGGTGGAGATCTGGATCCAGGCCCCCAACCAGGCCCGGGCATTGAAGCCGGGGACCACCGTGCGGGTCTCCATCCCGGCGCAGCAGGACCCGCAGGCCATCGTGGTGCCTGCCTCCGCGGTTCTGACCGCGCCGGATGGTGGAGTCTCGGTGATGGTCATGGGTTCCGATCAGCGCGCTCACCAGCGCACGGTCAAGCTGGGGGTCCGCAACGGCGATCTGGTGCAGATCACAACCGGACTCAAGGCCGGCGAGCAGGTCATCACCGCCGGCGCCTATGGTTTGCCCGACAACACCCGGGTTCGGGTGGAGACGGGGCCTGCGCCGCCAGAATAGCGATTAGCGACTGAGCCGCCCGCAGGAACTTCAGTCTGTCATTTATGAATCTGCGCTCTCTTCTCGACCGCGTACGCCGGCCGGCGGCTCTGGAGCAGTCCGGCCACTGGTTCGCCCGCCACACCCGGTCCATCATCTTCCTGATCCTCACGCTGGCTCTGGTGGGCGGGTATGTGGCCTTCACTATCCCCGTCTCGGTTTTTCCCACCACCAATTTCCCGCGCATCGTCATTGGCGTGGATAACGGCGTGATGCCCATCGACCAGATGCTGGTCACGGTCACCCGGCCCCTGGAGGAGGCGGTGAACACCGTCCCCGGTCTGCAACAGGTGCGCTCCATCACCAGCCGCGGCTCCGCCGAGATCGACCTCTCCTTCGACTGGAATGTGGACATGGTTCAGACGCTGCAACTGGTGGATTCGGCGCTCACTCGGGCGCAGTCCGCGCTTCCCTCCACTGCGAGGATCGAGAGCCACCGCCTGACCTTTGCCAGTTTTCCCATCCTGGGGTACAGCCTGACGTCGGATACGGTTCCCCAGACGCAGCTCTGGGAGCTGGCCACCTATGAGATCAAGCCGCGGTTGAATCGCCTGGTCGGCGTCTCCACAGTGACCGTCCAAGGCGGGCAGGAGCCCGAGTTCCAGATCACCCCCGATTCCGCCAAGCTGCTCACCGCCAAGGTCACGGTGACCGATCTGCTGGAGGCCATCCGCCGCACCAACCTCATCGAGTCCCCCGGCCTGCTGGAGCGCAACCACCAATTGTTCCTGGCGCTGGTCAACGGCCAGGTTAAGAGTCCCGCGCAGGTCGCCGACATCGTGGTCAAGACCACGCCCGCTGGGATCCCGGTGCGCATCGGCGACGTCGCCCGCGTCGGCCCCTCGGTGAAGCCCGTCTATACCCGGGTCACGTCCAACGGCAAACCCGCGGTCCTGCTCAACATCAACCGCCAGCCGGACAGCAACACCATGACGGTGGCCGAAGAGGTTCACAACGAGGTGGCCCGCATCCAGCAGTCGCTGCCGGTCGGCATCCACCTGCTGCCCTTCTACGATCAGTCCACCATCGTCGGCGAGTCCGTCCAGAGCGTGCGCGATGCGGTCCTCATGGGACTCATCCTGGCCTCGATCATCATGGTGCTCTTCCTGCGCGATTGGGGCACCTCGATCGTGGCCGGACTCGTGATCCCGGTGACGCTGCTCATCACCTGCATCGTGTTCAAGCTCGTGGGACAGAGCTTCAACCTCATGACCCTGGGAGGGCTGGCCGCCGCCGTGGGCCTGGTCATTGATAACGCCATCGTGGTGGTGGAGAACATCGTCCGCCACCGCGACACGGGCGAATCCGGATTCGACGCCATCCACGCCGCCCTGCGCGAGATCACCGTCCCCCTCATCGGCTCCACCATCACCCCCATCGTCGTCTTCCTGCCGCTGATCGCCATCACCGGCGTGACCGGGACCTTTTTCCGCGCGCTGGCCATCACCGTGGCCGTTTCTCTCGGCGTCTCCCTGGCCCTGGCCATGAGCTGGACCCCGACTCTGAGCCAGTACTTGATTCATCCGTTGAAGCCGGGGGAAGCCCCCGCGGCGCAGAGCGATACGCGCCTGGCCGCCGTCATCCGCTTCTACGAGCGCTGGCTGCGCCTTGCCTTGCACCACCCCGGGCAGGTCGCGCTCCTGGCCGCCGGCGTCACCCTGGTTTCTTTTCTCTCCTACGAGATGCTGGGCACCAACCTGCTGCCGGAGATGGATGAGGGAGGCTTCGTCATCGACTACGTCATGCCCGCAGGCAGCTCCTTGCAGGAGACCGACCGGGTGGTCACTCACATCGAGCGCATGCTGCGCGAGATTCCCGAGGTGGAAGGAACCTCGCGGCGCACCGGCATGCAGCTCGGCTTGGCCACAGTCACCGAGGCCAACACCGGCGACATCTCGGTCAAGCTCAAGTACAGCCGCCACCGCGGCATTGATGACATC
It contains:
- a CDS encoding efflux RND transporter permease subunit, whose product is MNLRSLLDRVRRPAALEQSGHWFARHTRSIIFLILTLALVGGYVAFTIPVSVFPTTNFPRIVIGVDNGVMPIDQMLVTVTRPLEEAVNTVPGLQQVRSITSRGSAEIDLSFDWNVDMVQTLQLVDSALTRAQSALPSTARIESHRLTFASFPILGYSLTSDTVPQTQLWELATYEIKPRLNRLVGVSTVTVQGGQEPEFQITPDSAKLLTAKVTVTDLLEAIRRTNLIESPGLLERNHQLFLALVNGQVKSPAQVADIVVKTTPAGIPVRIGDVARVGPSVKPVYTRVTSNGKPAVLLNINRQPDSNTMTVAEEVHNEVARIQQSLPVGIHLLPFYDQSTIVGESVQSVRDAVLMGLILASIIMVLFLRDWGTSIVAGLVIPVTLLITCIVFKLVGQSFNLMTLGGLAAAVGLVIDNAIVVVENIVRHRDTGESGFDAIHAALREITVPLIGSTITPIVVFLPLIAITGVTGTFFRALAITVAVSLGVSLALAMSWTPTLSQYLIHPLKPGEAPAAQSDTRLAAVIRFYERWLRLALHHPGQVALLAAGVTLVSFLSYEMLGTNLLPEMDEGGFVIDYVMPAGSSLQETDRVVTHIERMLREIPEVEGTSRRTGMQLGLATVTEANTGDISVKLKYSRHRGIDDIMAEVREKIARQQPAVSVEFLQTLQDMIGDLTGAPEPIQIKLFSPDAALLREWAPRVAEAIHKVPGVVDELDGIENTISGPAVSFEVNPMTAARAGFTPEEVSTDAAAILQGEPASTPVVVGDRAYAIRVRYPEAHRESLEAMSNTLLNSASGHTATLGSLARLTELPGQTEIRRENLQRMVAVTARLEGRDLGSGVTAVRKAVADLHLPPGIRVEYGGTYQEQQRSFHDLVLVLLLAILCVFLVLL
- a CDS encoding efflux RND transporter periplasmic adaptor subunit, whose product is MLRAAVAAVVAAALVSTACSGSKESEPVVTVQTAVAKRTAIARMITSEAVLFPLNKAAVTPKISAPVHAFYVNRGSKVRSGQLLAVLENRDLAAAEMESKGSYEQAQAGYESTTAAGVPEGMQKAELELEQTQAAFEAQQKVFQSRQDLYHQGALPRKQMDEAGVALTQARAQFEIASKHLAALKAGGRQRQLRAASGELTAAKGRYVGAASQLSYSEIRSPIDGVVTERPLYPGEMAPAGTPLVTVMDLSQVIAKAHIPQEEAALLKAGDAATLEVPGSEAEVPGKVTLVSPALDIDSTTVEIWIQAPNQARALKPGTTVRVSIPAQQDPQAIVVPASAVLTAPDGGVSVMVMGSDQRAHQRTVKLGVRNGDLVQITTGLKAGEQVITAGAYGLPDNTRVRVETGPAPPE